The following proteins are co-located in the Thermus thermophilus HB8 genome:
- a CDS encoding rhodanese-like domain-containing protein encodes MRRRDLLALLPFLALARGQGGAGEDWTEAFGRFLKAVPPAGYLVYPTEASDLLLFEPFILDVRTEEERKKGYIPGSVHIYAGEVPDRLGELPRDKEALILVYCNSGSVSAVVAAFLQAKGYKNAKNIAHGFKGWLDAGLPVEGA; translated from the coding sequence ATGCGCCGGCGGGACCTCTTGGCCCTTCTCCCCTTCCTCGCCCTGGCCCGGGGGCAGGGCGGGGCGGGGGAGGACTGGACCGAGGCCTTCGGCCGCTTCCTCAAGGCGGTGCCCCCGGCGGGCTACCTCGTCTACCCCACGGAGGCCTCCGACCTCCTCCTCTTTGAGCCCTTCATCCTGGACGTGCGCACGGAGGAGGAGCGCAAGAAGGGGTACATCCCGGGCTCGGTGCACATCTACGCCGGGGAGGTCCCGGACCGCCTGGGGGAGCTTCCCCGGGACAAGGAGGCCTTGATCCTCGTTTACTGCAACTCGGGGAGCGTTTCCGCGGTGGTGGCGGCGTTTCTGCAGGCCAAAGGCTACAAGAACGCCAAGAACATCGCCCACGGCTTCAAGGGCTGGCTGGACGCCGGCCTTCCGGTGGAGGGAGCATGA
- the soxA gene encoding sulfur oxidation c-type cytochrome SoxA: MSVRKKRLILLAGVALGALGGLVAYTQQSKPLDPFEEAMRQREMYLETFGILPGDLFVEEGKELFYRKGPSGKTLEECDFGLGKGVLEGVYAVLPKYFPDTGRVEDLESRVYTCMQRVQGFKPEEIKRDEVRAITTFIASFSSKAKIQVVPKHPQEIAMYNLGRELWYTRAGPRDMSCAVCHERYAGQRVRLSPVRSPKEGLGNEWPAYRFEEDRLYTFEDRIDFCYESIGIPKPEFYSEVHIALTTYILAEATKAGHSFLELPFFTR; encoded by the coding sequence GTGAGCGTGCGGAAGAAGCGTCTGATCTTGCTGGCCGGGGTGGCCCTGGGGGCGCTTGGGGGGCTTGTGGCCTACACGCAGCAAAGCAAGCCCCTGGACCCCTTTGAGGAGGCCATGCGCCAGCGGGAGATGTACCTTGAGACCTTCGGCATCCTCCCCGGCGACCTCTTCGTGGAGGAGGGGAAGGAGCTCTTTTACCGGAAAGGGCCCTCGGGCAAGACCCTCGAGGAGTGCGACTTCGGCCTGGGCAAGGGGGTTCTGGAAGGGGTCTACGCCGTCTTGCCCAAGTACTTCCCCGACACGGGGCGGGTGGAGGACCTGGAGAGTAGGGTCTACACCTGCATGCAGCGGGTCCAGGGCTTCAAGCCCGAGGAGATCAAGCGGGACGAGGTGCGGGCCATCACCACCTTCATCGCCTCCTTCTCCAGCAAGGCCAAGATCCAGGTGGTGCCCAAGCACCCCCAGGAGATCGCCATGTACAACCTGGGGCGGGAGCTCTGGTACACCCGCGCCGGGCCCCGGGACATGAGCTGCGCCGTCTGCCACGAGCGCTACGCCGGCCAGAGGGTGCGGCTTTCCCCGGTGAGGAGCCCCAAGGAGGGCCTCGGCAACGAGTGGCCCGCCTACCGCTTTGAGGAGGACCGCCTCTACACCTTTGAGGACCGGATTGACTTCTGCTACGAGTCCATCGGCATCCCCAAACCCGAGTTCTACTCGGAGGTCCACATCGCCCTCACCACCTACATCCTGGCCGAGGCCACCAAGGCGGGGCACTCCTTCCTGGAGCTTCCCTTCTTCACGAGGTAG
- the soxX gene encoding sulfur oxidation c-type cytochrome SoxX — protein sequence MKRKAFLALGFLALGLGLSQVGPFRARLEAAIQTGGEAFAQVMLSQDKAQALCTQYRDKLPPELVPAFLAEQRALIKYPASGKLMGDWKNGEKVFTDPKRGNCYACHQGDPREVAYGTMGPSLTGYGQRGLSEAVVRYTYEKIYNAWAFVPCSLMYRGGVHGYFTPEETADLVAYLLSPESPINRR from the coding sequence ATGAAGCGAAAGGCGTTTCTGGCCTTGGGGTTTTTGGCCTTAGGCCTCGGGCTTTCCCAGGTGGGGCCGTTTAGGGCCCGCCTCGAGGCCGCCATCCAGACGGGGGGCGAGGCCTTCGCCCAGGTGATGCTCTCCCAGGACAAGGCCCAGGCCCTCTGTACGCAGTACCGGGACAAGCTTCCCCCCGAACTTGTCCCGGCCTTCCTCGCGGAGCAAAGGGCCCTCATCAAGTACCCCGCCTCGGGGAAGCTCATGGGCGACTGGAAGAACGGGGAGAAGGTCTTCACCGACCCCAAGCGGGGCAACTGCTACGCCTGCCACCAAGGGGACCCCCGGGAGGTCGCCTACGGGACCATGGGGCCGAGCCTCACGGGCTACGGCCAGCGCGGCCTGTCGGAGGCGGTGGTGCGCTACACCTACGAGAAGATCTACAACGCCTGGGCCTTTGTCCCCTGCTCCCTCATGTACCGGGGCGGGGTGCACGGGTACTTCACCCCCGAGGAGACGGCCGACCTGGTGGCCTACCTCCTCTCCCCTGAGTCCCCCATTAACCGGAGGTGA
- the soxB gene encoding thiosulfohydrolase SoxB → MNRRELLQLLSALAVLGPRGWARALEDPRSLYDLPPYGDATLLYFSDLHGQAFPHYFMEPPNLIAPKPLMGRPGYLTGEAILRYYGVERGTPLAYLLSYVDFVELARTFGPIGGMGALTALIRDQKARVEAEGGKALVLDGGDTWTNSGLSLLTRGEAVVRWQNLVGVDHMVSHWEWTLGRERVEELLGLFRGEFLSYNIVDDLFGDPLFPAYRIHRVGPYALAVVGASYPYVKVSHPESFTEGLSFALDERRLQEAVDKARAEGANAVVLLSHNGMQLDAALAERIRGIDLILSGHTHDLTPRPWRVGKTWIVAGSAAGKALMRVDLKLWKGGIANLRVRVLPVLAEHLPKAEDVEAFLKAQLAPHQDHLFTPLAVSETLLYKRDTLYSTWDQLVGEAVKAIYPEVEVVFSPAVRWGTTILPGQAITWDHLYAYTGFTYPELYLFYLRGAQIKAVLEDIASNVFTPDPFYQQGGDVSRVFGLRYVLDPDAPTGERIREVEVGGRPLDPNRRYLAAAYGGRLQRVGEAKPGYEPKPIYEVLAEYLRSVGRVRVRPEPNVKVIGRNYRMPEVTG, encoded by the coding sequence ATGAACCGCAGGGAGCTCCTTCAGCTTCTTTCCGCTTTGGCGGTCCTGGGGCCTAGGGGGTGGGCCCGGGCCCTGGAGGACCCCAGGTCCCTTTACGACCTCCCCCCCTACGGGGACGCCACCCTCCTCTACTTCTCCGACCTCCACGGCCAAGCCTTCCCCCACTACTTCATGGAGCCCCCGAACCTCATCGCCCCCAAGCCCCTCATGGGCCGCCCGGGCTACCTCACGGGGGAGGCCATCCTCCGCTACTACGGCGTGGAGCGGGGCACGCCCCTCGCCTACCTCCTCTCCTACGTGGACTTCGTGGAGCTCGCCCGGACCTTCGGGCCCATAGGGGGGATGGGCGCCCTCACCGCCCTCATCCGCGACCAGAAGGCCCGGGTGGAGGCCGAGGGGGGTAAGGCCTTGGTCCTGGACGGCGGGGACACCTGGACCAACTCCGGGCTTTCCCTCCTCACCCGGGGCGAGGCCGTGGTGCGGTGGCAGAACCTCGTGGGGGTGGACCACATGGTCTCCCACTGGGAGTGGACCCTGGGGCGGGAGCGGGTGGAGGAGCTCCTTGGGCTCTTCCGGGGAGAGTTCCTCTCCTACAACATCGTGGACGACCTCTTCGGCGACCCCCTCTTCCCCGCCTACCGGATCCACCGGGTGGGGCCCTACGCCCTGGCGGTGGTGGGGGCGAGCTACCCCTACGTCAAGGTTTCCCACCCCGAATCCTTTACCGAGGGGCTCTCCTTCGCCCTGGACGAGAGGAGGCTGCAGGAGGCGGTGGACAAGGCCCGCGCCGAGGGGGCGAACGCCGTGGTCCTCCTCTCCCACAACGGGATGCAGCTGGACGCCGCCTTGGCGGAGCGGATCCGGGGGATTGACCTCATCCTCTCCGGCCACACCCACGACCTCACCCCCAGGCCCTGGCGGGTGGGGAAGACCTGGATCGTGGCGGGGAGCGCCGCCGGGAAGGCCCTGATGCGGGTGGACCTGAAGCTTTGGAAGGGGGGCATCGCCAACCTCCGGGTGCGGGTGCTCCCCGTTCTCGCGGAGCACCTGCCCAAGGCCGAGGACGTGGAGGCCTTCCTCAAGGCCCAGCTCGCTCCCCACCAGGACCACCTCTTCACCCCCTTGGCGGTCTCCGAGACCCTCCTCTACAAGCGGGACACCCTGTACTCCACCTGGGACCAGCTTGTGGGGGAGGCGGTGAAGGCCATTTACCCCGAGGTGGAGGTGGTCTTCAGCCCGGCGGTGCGCTGGGGGACCACCATCCTCCCGGGGCAGGCCATCACCTGGGACCACCTCTACGCCTACACCGGCTTCACCTACCCCGAGCTCTACCTCTTCTACCTCCGGGGAGCGCAGATCAAGGCGGTCCTGGAGGACATCGCAAGCAACGTCTTCACCCCGGACCCCTTCTACCAGCAGGGCGGGGACGTGAGCCGGGTCTTTGGCCTCCGCTACGTCCTGGACCCCGATGCCCCCACCGGGGAAAGGATCCGGGAGGTGGAGGTGGGGGGCAGGCCCTTGGACCCGAACCGCCGCTACTTGGCCGCCGCCTACGGGGGGAGGCTGCAGCGGGTGGGGGAGGCCAAGCCGGGGTACGAGCCCAAGCCCATCTACGAGGTTCTCGCCGAGTACTTGCGGTCCGTGGGCCGGGTGCGCGTCCGGCCCGAGCCCAACGTCAAGGTCATCGGGCGCAACTACCGCATGCCGGAGGTGACGGGATGA
- the soxX gene encoding sulfur oxidation c-type cytochrome SoxX: protein MRKVLVALFVLALAFALAQRYFTEEELKRIETGGKAYAEVFVGQRPDQALCSIHRNRLPADLLPKFLEEQRVLIKYPASGKLMGDWRKGGAIFNDLRKANCFSCHFGSPEHLGGDVGPSLEKYGLKRGQSEAVQRYTYEVIYNSWAYFPCTVMYRFGAQGLLTPEEIADVVAYLLDPESDFNTKPAVGSK from the coding sequence ATGCGGAAGGTTCTCGTAGCCCTTTTTGTCCTGGCCTTGGCCTTCGCCCTGGCCCAGCGCTACTTCACCGAGGAGGAGCTTAAGCGGATTGAGACCGGAGGCAAGGCCTACGCCGAGGTTTTCGTGGGCCAAAGGCCCGACCAGGCCCTCTGCTCCATCCACCGGAACCGCCTCCCCGCCGACCTCCTCCCCAAGTTCCTGGAAGAGCAGCGCGTCCTGATCAAGTACCCCGCTTCCGGGAAGCTCATGGGGGACTGGAGGAAGGGCGGGGCCATCTTCAACGACCTGCGGAAGGCCAACTGCTTCTCCTGCCACTTTGGCTCCCCCGAACACCTGGGGGGCGACGTGGGCCCGAGCCTGGAGAAGTACGGCCTCAAGCGGGGCCAGTCGGAGGCGGTGCAGCGCTACACCTACGAGGTGATCTACAACTCCTGGGCCTACTTCCCCTGCACCGTCATGTACCGCTTCGGGGCCCAGGGCCTTCTCACCCCCGAGGAGATCGCCGACGTGGTGGCCTACCTCCTGGACCCCGAGAGCGACTTCAACACCAAGCCGGCGGTGGGGTCCAAATGA
- the soxA gene encoding sulfur oxidation c-type cytochrome SoxA — protein MRRGLVLFAALLLGVALAQGDVDPREEAKRQKELLLSTAGILPTELVVMQGEELFHRKGPSGKTMAECDFGLGKGVLEGAAARLPRYFLDTNRVEDLDSRIVTCMTRVQGFKPEEVKRDEVVAVAFYIASKSTGHKIQVRLLFPEERELYALGEKLFWARSGARDVGCATCHVSYVGRRAGVLPYADVLGKDKSWTHWPAYRYSNDQTWTMQDRIRACYGNIAHPQPALYSQPILALELYLAYHANGAVVEEWPAFVR, from the coding sequence ATGCGCCGAGGCCTGGTTTTATTCGCCGCCCTCCTCCTGGGGGTTGCCTTGGCCCAGGGCGACGTGGACCCTAGGGAGGAGGCCAAGCGGCAGAAGGAGCTTCTCCTGAGCACCGCGGGCATCCTCCCCACCGAGCTCGTGGTCATGCAGGGGGAGGAGCTCTTCCACCGGAAGGGGCCCTCGGGAAAGACCATGGCCGAGTGCGACTTCGGCCTGGGGAAGGGGGTCTTGGAGGGGGCGGCGGCGAGGCTTCCCCGCTACTTCCTGGACACGAACCGGGTTGAGGACCTGGACAGCCGCATCGTCACCTGCATGACCCGGGTCCAGGGCTTCAAGCCCGAAGAGGTGAAGCGGGACGAGGTGGTGGCCGTCGCCTTCTACATCGCCAGCAAGTCCACGGGGCACAAAATCCAGGTGCGCCTCCTCTTCCCGGAGGAGCGGGAGCTTTACGCCCTCGGGGAGAAGCTCTTCTGGGCCCGCTCGGGGGCCCGGGACGTGGGGTGCGCCACCTGCCACGTGAGCTACGTGGGCCGGCGCGCCGGGGTCCTGCCCTACGCCGACGTCCTGGGCAAGGACAAGTCCTGGACCCACTGGCCCGCCTACCGCTACTCCAACGACCAGACCTGGACCATGCAGGACCGGATCCGGGCCTGCTACGGCAACATCGCCCACCCTCAGCCCGCCCTTTACTCCCAGCCCATCCTCGCCCTGGAGCTCTACCTGGCCTACCACGCAAACGGGGCCGTGGTGGAGGAGTGGCCCGCCTTCGTGCGGTGA
- the soxZ gene encoding thiosulfate oxidation carrier complex protein SoxZ, which yields MPFRTIARLNPAKPKAGEEFRLQVVAQHPNEPGTRRDAEGKLIPAKYINLVEVYFEGEKVAEARPGPSTSANPLYAFKFKAEKAGTFTIKLKDTDGDTGEASVKLELV from the coding sequence ATGCCTTTTAGGACCATCGCGCGCCTAAACCCCGCCAAGCCCAAGGCGGGCGAGGAGTTCCGGCTTCAGGTGGTGGCCCAGCACCCCAACGAGCCCGGCACCCGCCGCGACGCCGAGGGGAAGCTGATCCCCGCCAAGTACATCAACCTGGTGGAGGTCTACTTTGAGGGGGAGAAGGTGGCGGAGGCCCGGCCCGGGCCCTCCACCAGCGCCAACCCCCTCTACGCCTTTAAGTTCAAGGCGGAGAAGGCGGGGACCTTCACCATCAAGCTCAAGGACACGGACGGGGACACGGGCGAGGCTTCGGTCAAGCTGGAGCTGGTCTAA
- the soxY gene encoding thiosulfate oxidation carrier protein SoxY produces the protein MDRRTFLKATGAALGALALSGLPARAQGLEGEDLEHLEQALKEVFGKGFKDLTPSDAVKLNMPAIAESGANVPAEVEVALPKEQVKAIHLFADKNPTPHILAFMPMKAEPYYATRVRLAETTAIRAVVETQDGKLLLASASTRVTVGGCG, from the coding sequence GTGGATAGGCGAACGTTTCTCAAGGCGACCGGCGCGGCCCTAGGGGCCCTGGCCCTCTCCGGGCTTCCCGCGAGGGCCCAGGGCCTCGAGGGCGAGGACCTGGAGCACCTGGAGCAGGCGCTCAAGGAGGTCTTCGGCAAAGGCTTTAAGGACCTTACCCCCTCGGACGCGGTGAAGCTCAACATGCCGGCCATTGCCGAAAGCGGGGCCAACGTGCCCGCCGAGGTGGAGGTGGCCCTGCCCAAGGAGCAGGTGAAGGCCATCCACCTCTTCGCCGACAAGAACCCCACCCCGCACATCTTGGCCTTCATGCCCATGAAGGCGGAGCCCTACTACGCCACCCGGGTTCGCTTGGCGGAGACCACGGCCATCCGGGCGGTGGTGGAGACCCAGGACGGGAAGCTTCTTCTGGCCTCGGCGAGCACCCGCGTCACCGTGGGGGGCTGCGGTTAA
- a CDS encoding SoxW family protein produces MSSWGTLAVYRMRKVYTLLLSALLLWAWALPDFGRWYPYPEALALAQAHGRMVMVYFHSEHCPYCQQMNTFVLSDPGVSRLLEARFVVASVSVDTPEGQELARRYRVPGTPTFVFLVPNAGAWEEVGRLFGSRPRAEFLKELRQVCAKGGACG; encoded by the coding sequence ATGTCCTCGTGGGGTACCCTGGCGGTGTACCGTATGCGGAAGGTGTACACACTCCTCCTCTCGGCCCTCCTGCTGTGGGCCTGGGCCCTCCCCGACTTCGGCCGCTGGTATCCCTACCCGGAGGCCCTTGCCCTCGCCCAGGCCCACGGGCGGATGGTGATGGTCTACTTCCACAGCGAGCACTGCCCCTACTGCCAGCAGATGAACACCTTCGTCCTCTCCGACCCCGGGGTGAGCCGCCTCCTGGAGGCCCGCTTTGTGGTGGCCTCGGTGAGCGTGGACACCCCCGAGGGCCAGGAGCTCGCCCGGCGCTACCGGGTGCCGGGCACCCCGACCTTCGTCTTCCTCGTCCCCAATGCGGGGGCGTGGGAAGAGGTGGGCCGGCTCTTCGGCAGCCGGCCCCGGGCGGAGTTCCTCAAGGAGCTCCGCCAGGTGTGCGCCAAAGGAGGTGCGTGTGGATAG
- the cycA gene encoding cytochrome C-552, translated as MKRTLMAFLLLGGLALAQADGAKIYAQCAGCHQQNGQGIPGAFPPLAGHVAEILAKEGGREYLILVLLYGLQGQIEVKGMKYNGVMSSFAQLKDEEIAAVLNHIATAWGDAKKVKGFKPFTAEEVKKLRAKKLTPQQVLAERKKLGLK; from the coding sequence ATGAAACGGACGCTCATGGCTTTCTTGCTGCTCGGCGGCCTGGCCCTGGCCCAGGCGGACGGCGCCAAGATCTACGCCCAGTGCGCGGGGTGCCACCAGCAAAACGGCCAAGGCATCCCCGGGGCCTTCCCGCCCCTCGCGGGCCACGTGGCGGAGATCCTCGCCAAGGAAGGCGGTAGGGAGTACCTCATCCTGGTCCTTCTCTACGGCCTCCAGGGCCAGATTGAGGTCAAGGGCATGAAGTACAACGGCGTCATGTCCTCCTTCGCCCAGCTCAAGGACGAGGAGATCGCCGCCGTCCTCAACCACATCGCCACCGCCTGGGGCGACGCCAAGAAGGTCAAGGGCTTCAAGCCCTTCACCGCCGAGGAGGTGAAGAAGCTCCGGGCCAAGAAGCTCACCCCCCAGCAGGTGCTGGCAGAGCGGAAGAAGCTCGGCCTGAAGTAA
- a CDS encoding ABC transporter ATP-binding protein, which translates to MLELSLEKAFSGFRLSVALSVAEGETLALLGPSGSGKSTLLRLVAGLLRPDRGFVRFLGEDLTPLPPERRKVGFLFQDYALFPHLTVEENVAFGLVEARWPREAREGRVRELLKRMELTPHARKRPQELSGGEQQRVALARALAPRPRLLLLDEPLGALDLRLREELLFFLRRTLKEEGVTTLLVTHDQGEAFLLAHRVALLREGRLVQVGRPEEVYARPKDPWAARFLGHKNLLSPGESQALGLPPKAHLLPPRALALGGSLEGVVEERLFFGPRVGLWVRVGGVRLYLEAPEGPEEGAPIALRLDPAQAVPLEG; encoded by the coding sequence GTGCTGGAGCTTTCCCTGGAAAAGGCCTTCTCCGGGTTCCGCCTCTCTGTGGCCCTCTCCGTGGCCGAGGGCGAGACCCTGGCCCTCCTCGGACCCTCGGGAAGCGGGAAGAGCACCCTGCTCAGGCTCGTGGCCGGGCTCCTCAGGCCCGATAGGGGCTTCGTGCGCTTCCTGGGCGAGGACCTCACCCCCCTTCCCCCGGAAAGGCGGAAAGTGGGCTTCCTCTTCCAGGACTACGCCCTCTTCCCCCACCTCACCGTGGAGGAAAACGTCGCCTTCGGCCTTGTGGAGGCCCGCTGGCCAAGGGAGGCGAGAGAGGGGCGGGTGCGGGAGCTCCTCAAGCGCATGGAGCTCACCCCCCACGCCAGGAAGCGCCCCCAGGAGCTTTCCGGGGGCGAGCAACAGAGGGTGGCCCTGGCCCGGGCCCTGGCCCCTAGGCCCAGGCTCCTCCTCCTGGACGAGCCCTTAGGGGCCCTGGACCTGAGGCTTCGGGAAGAGCTCCTCTTCTTCCTGCGCCGGACGCTCAAGGAGGAAGGGGTCACCACCCTCCTCGTGACCCACGACCAGGGGGAGGCCTTCCTCCTCGCCCACCGGGTGGCCCTTCTGCGGGAGGGGCGCCTGGTCCAGGTGGGCCGGCCCGAGGAGGTCTACGCCCGCCCCAAGGACCCATGGGCCGCCCGCTTCCTGGGGCACAAGAACCTCCTCTCCCCCGGGGAAAGCCAGGCCTTAGGGCTTCCCCCAAAGGCCCACCTCCTCCCCCCAAGGGCCCTCGCCCTCGGGGGGAGCCTGGAAGGGGTGGTGGAGGAGCGGCTCTTTTTCGGGCCACGGGTGGGGCTTTGGGTGCGGGTAGGGGGGGTCAGGCTCTACCTCGAGGCCCCCGAGGGCCCGGAAGAGGGCGCCCCCATAGCCCTCCGCCTGGACCCCGCCCAGGCGGTACCCTTGGAGGGATGA
- a CDS encoding thiamine diphosphokinase, producing the protein MRRFALLLGGPLLATEALKERLRGYRLLAADSGGRHALALGLTPELWLGDFDSSPPWLQEALSAPKEVLPREKDLTDGEALLRKALELGAEEVLLLGALGGRLDHTLVHLELAFLLAQKGVRVELTDGLTRAFPLLPGLHAFPLRPGTPFSLLPFPEATLGVEGARWDLPPTALKATSRTLENEALGPIRVRLEAGRALLYLF; encoded by the coding sequence ATGAGGCGCTTCGCCCTCCTCTTGGGCGGCCCCCTCCTGGCCACGGAGGCCTTGAAGGAAAGGCTTAGGGGCTACCGCCTCCTGGCGGCGGACTCCGGGGGGCGGCACGCCTTGGCCTTAGGGCTTACCCCGGAGCTTTGGCTTGGGGACTTTGACTCAAGCCCCCCTTGGCTCCAGGAGGCCCTTTCCGCGCCCAAGGAGGTCCTTCCCCGGGAGAAGGACCTCACGGACGGGGAGGCCCTCCTCCGGAAGGCCCTGGAGCTTGGGGCGGAGGAGGTGCTCCTCCTGGGCGCCCTGGGGGGGCGGCTGGACCACACCCTGGTCCACCTGGAACTCGCCTTCCTCCTCGCGCAGAAGGGGGTGCGGGTGGAGCTCACGGACGGGCTCACCCGGGCCTTCCCCCTCCTCCCCGGCCTCCACGCCTTTCCCCTGAGGCCCGGCACCCCCTTCAGCCTCCTCCCCTTCCCCGAGGCCACCCTGGGGGTGGAGGGGGCCCGGTGGGACCTTCCCCCCACGGCCCTCAAGGCCACCAGCCGCACCCTGGAAAACGAGGCCCTGGGGCCCATCCGGGTGCGGCTGGAGGCGGGGCGGGCCCTCCTCTACCTCTTTTAG
- a CDS encoding ATP-dependent helicase has translation MSDALLAPLNEAQRQAVLHFEGPALVVAGAGSGKTRTVVHRVAYLVARRGVFPSEILAVTFTNKAAEEMRERLRGLVPGAGEVWVSTFHAAALRILRVYGERVGLRPGFVVYDEDDQTALLKEVLKELALSARPGPIKALLDRAKNRGVGLKALLGELPEYYAGLSRGRLGDVLVRYQEALKAQGALDFGDILLYALRLLEEDEEVLRLVRKRARFIHVDEYQDTSPVQYRFTRLLAGEEANLMAVGDPDQGIYSFRAADIKNILDFTRDYPEARVYRLEENYRSTEAILRFANAVIVKNALRLEKALRPVKRGGEPVRLYRAEDAREEARFVAEEIARLGPPWDRYAVLYRTNAQSRLLEQALAGRGIPARVVGGVGFFERAEVKDLLAYARLALNPLDAVSLKRVLNTPPRGIGPATWARVQLLAQEKGLPPWEALKEAARTFSRPEPLRHFVALVEELQDLVFGPAEAFFRHLLEATDYPAYLREAYPEDAEDRLENVEELLRAAKEAEDLQDFLDRVALTAKAEEPAEAEGRVALMTLHNAKGLEFPVVFLVGVEEGLLPHRNSVSTLEGLEEERRLFYVGITRAQERLYLSHAEEREVYGRREPARPSRFLEEVEEGLYEVYDPYRRPPSPPPHRPRPGAFRGGERVVHPRFGPGTVVAAQGDEVTVHFEGFGLKRLSLKYAELKPA, from the coding sequence GTGAGCGACGCCCTCCTAGCCCCCCTCAACGAGGCCCAGCGCCAGGCGGTCCTCCACTTTGAGGGGCCCGCCCTGGTGGTGGCCGGGGCGGGGAGCGGGAAGACCCGCACCGTGGTCCACCGGGTGGCCTACCTCGTCGCCCGCCGGGGGGTCTTCCCCTCGGAGATCCTGGCCGTCACCTTCACCAACAAGGCCGCCGAGGAGATGCGGGAGCGCCTCCGGGGGCTGGTCCCGGGGGCGGGGGAGGTCTGGGTCTCCACCTTCCACGCCGCCGCCTTGAGGATCCTCCGCGTCTACGGGGAGCGGGTGGGCCTCAGGCCCGGCTTCGTGGTCTACGACGAGGACGACCAGACCGCCCTCCTCAAGGAGGTCCTGAAGGAGCTCGCCCTCTCGGCCCGGCCCGGCCCCATCAAGGCCCTTTTGGACCGGGCGAAGAACCGGGGCGTGGGCCTTAAGGCCCTCCTCGGCGAGCTTCCCGAGTACTACGCCGGGCTTTCCCGGGGAAGGCTTGGGGACGTCCTGGTGCGCTACCAGGAGGCCCTTAAGGCCCAGGGGGCCTTGGACTTCGGGGACATCCTCCTCTACGCCCTGAGGCTTTTAGAGGAGGACGAGGAGGTCCTCAGGCTCGTGCGCAAGCGGGCCCGCTTCATCCACGTGGACGAGTACCAGGACACGAGCCCCGTCCAGTACCGCTTCACCCGGCTTCTCGCCGGGGAGGAGGCCAACCTCATGGCCGTGGGCGACCCCGACCAGGGGATCTACTCCTTCCGGGCGGCGGACATCAAGAACATCCTGGACTTCACCCGGGACTACCCCGAGGCCCGGGTCTACCGCTTGGAGGAGAACTACCGCTCCACCGAGGCCATCCTCCGCTTCGCCAACGCCGTGATCGTGAAGAACGCCCTCCGCCTGGAGAAGGCCCTGCGCCCGGTGAAGCGGGGCGGGGAGCCCGTGCGCCTCTACCGGGCGGAGGACGCCCGGGAGGAGGCCCGCTTCGTGGCCGAGGAGATCGCCCGGCTCGGCCCCCCCTGGGACCGGTACGCCGTCCTCTACCGCACCAACGCCCAAAGCCGCCTTCTGGAACAGGCGTTGGCGGGGCGGGGGATCCCGGCGCGGGTGGTGGGCGGCGTGGGGTTCTTTGAAAGGGCCGAGGTCAAGGACCTCCTGGCCTACGCCCGCCTCGCCCTCAACCCCCTGGACGCCGTGAGCCTGAAGCGGGTCCTGAACACCCCCCCTCGGGGCATCGGCCCGGCCACCTGGGCCAGGGTGCAGCTCCTCGCCCAGGAGAAGGGGCTTCCTCCCTGGGAGGCCCTGAAGGAGGCGGCCAGGACCTTTTCCCGCCCCGAGCCCCTGAGGCACTTCGTGGCCCTGGTGGAGGAGCTTCAGGACCTGGTCTTCGGCCCCGCCGAGGCCTTCTTCCGCCACCTCCTCGAGGCCACCGACTACCCCGCCTACCTCCGGGAGGCCTACCCCGAGGACGCCGAGGACCGCCTGGAGAACGTGGAGGAGCTCCTCAGGGCGGCCAAGGAGGCGGAGGACCTGCAGGACTTCCTGGACCGGGTGGCCCTCACCGCCAAGGCGGAGGAGCCCGCCGAGGCGGAGGGGAGGGTCGCCCTCATGACCCTGCACAACGCCAAGGGGCTGGAGTTCCCCGTGGTCTTCCTCGTGGGGGTGGAGGAGGGGCTTCTGCCCCACCGCAACTCCGTGAGCACCCTCGAGGGCCTGGAGGAGGAGCGCCGCCTCTTCTACGTGGGCATCACCCGGGCCCAGGAGAGGCTCTACCTCTCCCACGCCGAGGAGCGGGAGGTCTACGGCAGGCGGGAGCCCGCCCGGCCGAGCCGCTTCCTGGAGGAGGTGGAGGAGGGGCTTTACGAGGTGTACGACCCCTACCGGCGCCCGCCCTCCCCGCCCCCCCATCGCCCGAGGCCCGGGGCCTTCCGGGGCGGGGAGCGGGTGGTCCACCCCCGCTTCGGCCCCGGCACCGTGGTGGCGGCCCAGGGGGACGAGGTCACGGTCCACTTTGAGGGGTTTGGGCTCAAGCGCCTTTCCCTCAAGTACGCGGAGCTTAAGCCGGCATGA